From the genome of Verrucomicrobiia bacterium, one region includes:
- a CDS encoding glycosyltransferase family 10: MHHSTQPIRVKFLTKHPHRDVTAIWRRFLPGGNPTVGRCHFVFDRETRDYDWIAVYDDLPSSQGERHSRWEEALACPRERTLLLTSEPATVKVYGHGFLSQFGWVLTSQEPWVIRHPGAIYCQTGLIWFYDGTYDQIAQNPPEHKPALISTVCSSKRQTHTLHQHRYRFTQQLHQVLPELEIFGHGVRYIERKNEALDTFKYHVAIENHVCPHHWTEKLADAFLGMCLPFYHGAPNAADYFPPESFIPINIHNFEESFARIQQALRANEYERRLPAIREARRLVLERYSTFPQLARLISERHDGIPAHPSASPGVIQSRHLWRRRHPLGAIRFGGERAFVALRFALHRHT; encoded by the coding sequence ATGCACCACTCCACCCAACCAATCCGGGTCAAATTTCTGACCAAGCATCCGCATCGCGACGTCACAGCAATTTGGCGCCGCTTTCTGCCCGGGGGCAATCCCACGGTGGGCCGTTGCCACTTTGTTTTCGATCGGGAGACGCGAGACTACGATTGGATCGCGGTGTACGACGATCTTCCGTCCAGCCAGGGGGAACGTCACTCACGTTGGGAAGAAGCGCTCGCCTGCCCGCGAGAGCGCACCTTGTTGCTCACCAGCGAGCCGGCGACGGTGAAAGTTTATGGACACGGCTTTCTATCTCAATTCGGCTGGGTACTGACCAGTCAGGAACCGTGGGTGATCCGGCATCCGGGCGCGATCTATTGTCAGACGGGGCTGATTTGGTTTTATGATGGCACTTACGATCAAATCGCGCAAAATCCGCCGGAACATAAACCGGCGCTGATTTCCACCGTGTGCTCGAGCAAACGTCAAACACACACCCTCCACCAGCACCGCTATCGGTTCACCCAACAGTTACACCAAGTCTTGCCAGAACTGGAGATTTTTGGTCACGGCGTGCGCTACATTGAACGCAAGAACGAAGCGCTGGATACCTTCAAATATCACGTCGCCATCGAGAATCACGTTTGTCCGCATCACTGGACGGAAAAGCTCGCTGACGCTTTTTTGGGAATGTGCCTGCCGTTCTATCACGGCGCACCGAACGCGGCGGATTATTTTCCGCCCGAAAGTTTCATCCCGATCAACATTCATAACTTCGAGGAGAGCTTCGCGCGAATCCAGCAAGCCTTGCGCGCTAATGAATATGAGCGCCGCCTCCCGGCGATCCGCGAAGCGCGGCGGCTGGTTTTGGAACGCTATTCAACCTTCCCGCAACTGGCGCGTCTGATCAGCGAGCGTCACGACGGGATCCCGGCACATCCGTCCGCATCGCCGGGCGTGATTCAAAGCCGGCATTTATGGCGGAGGCGGCATCCTCTCGGAGCCATTCGCTTCGGCGGAGAACGCGCGTTTGTTGCTTTGCGATTCGCATTACATCGGCATACTTGA
- a CDS encoding alpha-1,2-fucosyltransferase, with the protein MSSAVIAIVKGGLGNQLFIYAAARALALRTGRSLYLDARRGYTHDDYGRSYRLNRFPLQAMPMPEAWRIAPTLKHPRHKIIRAVSKLLPRNSRSYIAERHNLPPTQLTELEPHPARITLLGYWQDEAYFADHADTIRGELSPPAPPDPQNLALGEKLVACESVFLHFRRVRYEHLLGRDYYQAAIDTVVAKLTHPRFVLFGDDLDWPRQNLDFRGANVESVPHNAADELADLWLMSRCRHAIVANSSFSWWGAWLGDAAAGRLVFVPAQVGWSLAMPERWQRIPNQIKPGVAESA; encoded by the coding sequence ATGTCGTCCGCCGTCATCGCCATTGTCAAAGGAGGATTGGGCAACCAACTCTTCATCTATGCGGCGGCACGGGCGCTGGCGCTACGCACCGGACGGTCCTTGTATCTTGATGCCCGGCGTGGTTACACCCATGACGATTACGGACGCAGCTATCGCTTGAATCGCTTTCCTCTGCAAGCGATGCCGATGCCCGAAGCGTGGCGAATTGCGCCGACGCTCAAACATCCGCGCCACAAAATCATCCGTGCGGTTAGCAAGTTGTTGCCTCGAAATTCGCGGTCATACATTGCCGAGCGACATAACCTGCCACCGACGCAACTTACCGAACTTGAACCGCACCCCGCGCGAATCACATTGCTGGGGTATTGGCAGGATGAAGCCTACTTTGCGGATCACGCCGACACGATTCGTGGCGAACTAAGCCCACCCGCACCTCCTGACCCGCAAAATCTCGCACTGGGAGAAAAGCTCGTCGCGTGCGAATCGGTGTTTCTGCATTTCCGCCGAGTGCGTTATGAACATTTGCTCGGGCGCGATTATTATCAGGCCGCGATTGATACTGTGGTCGCCAAGCTGACTCACCCGCGCTTTGTCTTGTTTGGCGACGATCTGGACTGGCCCCGGCAGAATCTGGATTTTCGCGGCGCAAACGTGGAATCGGTTCCACACAATGCCGCCGACGAACTGGCCGATCTCTGGTTGATGAGCCGCTGTCGTCACGCCATCGTGGCGAACAGTTCCTTCAGTTGGTGGGGCGCGTGGCTCGGCGATGCGGCAGCGGGACGATTGGTTTTTGTGCCCGCGCAAGTGGGCTGGAGTCTGGCCATGCCCGAGCGCTGGCAGCGGATTCCCAACCAGATCAAGCCGGGCGTGGCTGAATCAGCATGA
- a CDS encoding FkbM family methyltransferase yields the protein MAFIRHLLKYPLANRPGQYLLRKQVKLCHWLMGVGAGGEVGDSGEIAVMRYWARTRKENLVVFDVGANCGQFLNLTVRQLGSQLAAIHSFEPAAATFAALQQARPNHAGVVLNHFALGATTGTAELYYDQEKSGLASLTQRDLGFRQIKFEQHETISISTLDTYCSNHQIQHIDWLKLDVEGHELDVLRGGASLFARQAVELVTFEFGGCNIDTRIFLRDFHHFFAAHGMNLYRLTPGRYFSRIKRYRETEEQFATTNFVALREPPNR from the coding sequence ATGGCATTTATTCGTCATTTATTAAAATATCCGCTGGCCAATCGGCCGGGCCAATATCTGTTGCGCAAGCAGGTCAAATTGTGCCACTGGCTGATGGGCGTGGGGGCCGGTGGTGAGGTGGGCGATAGCGGTGAAATTGCCGTGATGCGGTATTGGGCGCGCACCCGGAAAGAAAACCTCGTCGTCTTTGATGTTGGGGCCAACTGTGGACAATTCCTGAATCTTACGGTCAGGCAATTGGGTTCCCAACTGGCAGCCATTCACTCTTTTGAGCCGGCGGCCGCAACTTTTGCCGCGCTCCAACAAGCCCGTCCCAACCACGCCGGCGTGGTCTTAAACCATTTTGCGCTCGGCGCAACCACCGGAACAGCGGAGCTTTATTACGACCAGGAAAAATCCGGACTTGCCTCGCTCACTCAGCGCGATCTGGGCTTTCGCCAAATCAAATTTGAGCAGCATGAAACCATTTCGATTTCCACCTTGGACACCTACTGCTCCAACCATCAGATTCAACACATTGACTGGCTTAAACTGGACGTGGAAGGGCATGAACTGGACGTGTTACGAGGCGGGGCCAGCCTGTTTGCGCGGCAGGCGGTGGAACTCGTTACCTTTGAATTCGGCGGTTGCAATATTGACACCCGGATTTTTTTGCGAGACTTCCATCATTTTTTCGCCGCGCACGGCATGAATCTGTATCGGCTGACTCCCGGACGCTACTTCAGCCGGATCAAACGCTATCGAGAAACCGAGGAACAATTCGCTACCACCAACTTCGTGGCGTTGCGGGAACCGCCGAACCGATGA
- a CDS encoding DUF268 domain-containing protein gives MKLAGRFPTRPADVLWFWKSYRVWQNAAPAEWRARLSEIKPMLKDRHAAAGTAQGHYFLQDLWAAQRVWRWRPDEHVDVGSRVDGFVAHVASFCPVKYVDIRPLTTGVPGLTGLQGSVCELPFAAKSVRSLSCLHVIEHIGLGRYGDPLDPNGWLQGLTELQRVLAPGGQLLLGTPCGRSRVVFHAHRVFDPAQIVSALPELELREFSLIETAWRENVPLTAARGLDYGCGLFVFARSG, from the coding sequence GTGAAGCTCGCGGGTCGCTTTCCAACCCGCCCTGCCGATGTGCTGTGGTTCTGGAAGAGTTACCGCGTTTGGCAGAACGCCGCTCCGGCGGAATGGCGGGCACGGCTGAGTGAAATCAAGCCCATGCTGAAAGACCGTCACGCCGCGGCTGGCACAGCTCAGGGGCATTACTTTCTCCAGGATTTATGGGCGGCGCAACGAGTCTGGCGCTGGCGACCGGATGAGCATGTGGACGTGGGGAGTCGCGTGGATGGTTTTGTCGCACATGTCGCCAGTTTTTGTCCGGTAAAATATGTGGATATCCGACCGCTGACGACCGGGGTGCCGGGGTTGACGGGTTTACAAGGATCGGTTTGCGAACTGCCATTCGCCGCCAAGTCCGTGCGCAGTTTGAGCTGCCTGCATGTGATTGAACACATCGGCCTCGGACGCTATGGCGATCCGCTGGATCCAAACGGCTGGCTTCAGGGGCTGACGGAATTGCAACGGGTGCTGGCCCCGGGCGGCCAATTATTGCTCGGGACGCCGTGCGGTCGTTCGCGAGTGGTTTTTCACGCGCATCGGGTTTTCGATCCAGCCCAAATTGTTTCAGCCTTGCCAGAACTGGAGTTGCGGGAATTTTCGTTGATCGAGACCGCGTGGCGGGAGAATGTGCCGCTCACCGCCGCGCGGGGGCTGGATTACGGGTGCGGCCTGTTTGTGTTTGCCCGTTCTGGTTGA
- a CDS encoding glycosyltransferase family 10, whose translation MSAPSLPLARKLRVRVSSAGMPGGLELFTPGGALTWGGCEFQLDAADGAESDYWIVFANALPREASWVAPRNTLFIAGEPPAKKIYPRGFYKQFARLVDTHAYSNHPRVQLDALGLPWLVGLSWKQQRYTMGYDFLKRLEFPEKQNGVSVVCSTTAQTAGQRRRLKFLAALRQRLGDALVVFGKGFQPVDDKLEAILPYRYHLVLENSQSQHYWTEKLADAYLGWAFPLYVGCSNLSDYFAPESFEALDLDDVDGAAQAIRRLLAKPLTNDERTALRTARERVLEIYNPFARFAHWVDQFYAPAPKEQVVIQSAKAFRFMRGWLYQFQNRRFSRA comes from the coding sequence ATGAGTGCCCCCTCGTTGCCCCTCGCGCGCAAGTTGCGCGTGCGCGTGTCTTCAGCAGGAATGCCCGGAGGACTGGAATTGTTCACTCCAGGCGGAGCGTTGACCTGGGGTGGCTGTGAATTTCAGTTGGATGCCGCTGATGGCGCTGAAAGCGACTACTGGATCGTATTCGCGAATGCGTTGCCGCGAGAAGCGAGTTGGGTCGCACCTCGGAACACCTTGTTCATTGCCGGCGAACCGCCGGCGAAAAAAATTTATCCACGCGGCTTCTACAAACAATTCGCGCGCCTGGTGGATACGCACGCTTATTCGAATCATCCCCGGGTGCAGTTGGATGCGCTTGGCCTGCCTTGGTTGGTGGGGTTGAGCTGGAAACAACAGCGCTACACCATGGGCTATGATTTTTTGAAGCGACTTGAATTTCCTGAAAAACAGAATGGGGTTTCCGTGGTTTGCTCAACTACCGCGCAAACGGCGGGACAGCGGCGACGCCTGAAATTTTTAGCCGCTCTCCGCCAGCGCTTGGGTGACGCGCTGGTGGTTTTTGGGAAAGGATTTCAGCCGGTGGATGACAAGCTGGAAGCCATCTTGCCATATCGCTACCACTTGGTACTCGAAAACAGCCAGAGCCAACATTACTGGACGGAGAAATTGGCGGACGCTTATCTGGGATGGGCGTTTCCGCTGTACGTGGGCTGTTCCAACTTGAGCGATTATTTTGCACCAGAGAGTTTTGAGGCCCTGGACCTGGATGACGTTGATGGTGCGGCGCAGGCCATTCGCCGACTTTTGGCAAAACCCCTTACGAACGACGAACGGACGGCATTACGAACCGCGCGGGAGCGGGTGCTGGAAATTTACAATCCCTTCGCCCGGTTCGCGCATTGGGTGGATCAATTTTATGCGCCCGCTCCAAAGGAACAGGTGGTGATTCAATCCGCCAAGGCGTTTCGCTTCATGCGTGGCTGGCTTTATCAGTTTCAAAACCGGCGCTTTTCCCGCGCCTGA
- a CDS encoding glycosyltransferase family 25 protein, protein MAAKLASDSFWQRVDGALVINLDSRTDRWTTFQAAARELIPAQKLHRLPARLGTEVPGFGQRPWFRGKPGDRRWAGRAGCLLSHRQALVKAQAAGWKTVLILEDDVTFAPNFTALTDTLAAVSHEYDWEVCYLGFTDPWWPRRKETNLDEEHGLYRVQGCNTAHAYLVREAARDWILSQLPDETWVWSWLARHRAIDRWYQRQLGLRFPVACVSPSIVNQSEDFSDIVGQPTNYHSQPQLLRAVPSASGNGGYYSGHALRRITIRLGLVGDELRGWGKRIVGF, encoded by the coding sequence ATGGCCGCAAAACTTGCTTCCGATTCATTCTGGCAACGGGTGGATGGCGCCTTGGTAATCAATCTGGATTCGCGGACGGATCGTTGGACGACGTTCCAAGCCGCCGCACGAGAGCTCATCCCTGCCCAAAAACTACATCGGCTCCCGGCTCGATTGGGAACAGAGGTTCCAGGTTTCGGGCAACGTCCGTGGTTTCGCGGCAAACCGGGGGATCGCCGCTGGGCTGGACGCGCGGGCTGTTTGTTGTCTCATCGCCAGGCGTTGGTGAAAGCGCAGGCCGCAGGTTGGAAAACTGTTTTGATTCTTGAAGATGACGTCACTTTTGCTCCGAATTTCACTGCGTTAACCGACACGCTGGCGGCGGTATCGCACGAATATGATTGGGAGGTGTGTTATTTGGGATTCACCGATCCTTGGTGGCCGCGCCGCAAGGAAACAAATTTGGACGAGGAACATGGCCTCTATCGGGTGCAGGGTTGCAATACGGCGCACGCCTATCTGGTTCGCGAAGCGGCACGCGATTGGATTCTGAGCCAATTACCGGATGAAACCTGGGTCTGGTCATGGCTTGCCCGTCACCGGGCGATTGATCGTTGGTACCAACGCCAGCTTGGTTTGAGATTTCCTGTGGCCTGTGTGTCCCCCAGCATCGTCAACCAAAGCGAAGATTTTTCGGACATTGTCGGGCAACCAACGAACTATCACTCACAACCCCAACTCCTCCGCGCCGTTCCTTCCGCTTCGGGTAATGGAGGTTATTATTCCGGCCACGCGCTGCGCCGCATCACCATTCGCCTGGGGCTTGTCGGAGATGAATTGCGCGGATGGGGCAAACGAATCGTCGGCTTTTGA
- a CDS encoding FkbM family methyltransferase gives MKPPLYPRLERAFKQAYLLPLTILRYGAARPHRARLHQCANWIYIDPEDPCAIKKVVHEPLRGRVSSNLIFWREFNAYLQPELIVDVGLNYGECLFGTDYTPTAMLYGFEANPRLIPYLEKSRQQHPAGARMTITHCLVSDAPAENVPFLVNPEWSGSSSAIRQMNETHRHIEFKLPARTLDATIPATAADGKVLLFKMDLEGYESRALTGFATTLERTRQAFGFIEFTPKFIKWAELDPAAFFARLRDQFDIYCYARVKHRELWRIKEYADLFARHGPDFTGTDLLLMPQQAASTWLPPGWRVAH, from the coding sequence ATGAAACCGCCGCTTTATCCTCGTCTGGAGCGGGCTTTCAAACAGGCCTATTTACTGCCACTCACAATTTTGCGCTACGGCGCCGCCCGGCCGCATCGAGCGCGGTTGCACCAGTGCGCAAACTGGATTTACATTGATCCCGAAGACCCTTGCGCCATCAAGAAAGTGGTGCATGAACCGCTGCGCGGTCGGGTTTCCTCCAACCTGATCTTCTGGCGTGAATTTAACGCATATCTTCAACCGGAACTCATCGTGGACGTGGGTTTGAATTACGGCGAGTGTCTGTTCGGCACGGACTATACCCCCACCGCGATGCTGTACGGCTTTGAGGCGAATCCCCGGTTGATTCCCTACCTGGAAAAGAGCCGTCAGCAACATCCCGCCGGCGCGCGGATGACCATCACCCATTGTCTCGTGTCCGATGCGCCCGCCGAAAACGTGCCGTTCCTGGTCAATCCGGAGTGGAGCGGCAGTTCCTCAGCCATCCGGCAAATGAATGAAACGCATCGGCATATCGAGTTCAAATTACCGGCGCGAACTCTTGACGCCACGATTCCCGCGACGGCGGCTGATGGGAAGGTGTTATTGTTCAAAATGGATCTGGAAGGCTACGAGAGCCGGGCGCTGACAGGATTTGCCACCACCCTCGAGCGCACGAGACAAGCGTTCGGATTTATCGAATTCACGCCGAAATTCATCAAGTGGGCGGAGCTTGATCCGGCGGCATTCTTTGCCAGGTTGCGCGACCAATTCGATATTTATTGCTACGCCAGGGTGAAACACCGGGAGCTTTGGCGCATTAAGGAATATGCCGATTTGTTTGCCCGCCATGGCCCGGATTTCACCGGCACGGACCTCCTGCTGATGCCGCAACAGGCGGCCTCAACATGGCTACCACCCGGTTGGCGGGTGGCTCATTGA